One Campylobacter concisus DNA segment encodes these proteins:
- a CDS encoding molybdopterin-dependent oxidoreductase: MKRRDFLRLSALGAASLQAKELGSAEQALFDKQSGLSANKFGPFYVKTIAGRVVETVPFEGDAYPNELNNAVIDYIQNESRVKYPFVRKSFLANPNNPKPELRGKEEFVRVSWDEAIKLSAKILKENFDKYGAEAIYGQVYQWGSLGKVGHSQKTAKRLLNVLGGYVNELGGYSYGAATVIMPHVTGFVDPALAPTKWEAILKNAKTIVFWGTNPVVSNKIAIGVPLHNSYKYYDEIRKKGESGEMKIYSVDVYHNDSAKYFNSKYLEVVPCTDTAMMIGMCNYLYEKGLYSKEFIEKYTVGFDKFKEYMLGTKDGVNKNLAWASKICGVSEQDLAKFSEDLAKNDSVIVSGYAIQRQDHGEMAYWALVTLNAMLGHIGKEGCGFVTNDGMHKNADETFVAPKLAAFETKVPQKFIDSGLVPKTKGYEMPNSRLIDALLKPGKEITRNGKSYKLPKIRVMFNANGSTFTRHPDANRAIKAMRNVNAIITCEPFWTSTAKFSDIVLPAALEYERTDIEMANSTSEYLFAMKPLVKPFGESKSDFEIARLIAKEWGREEAFSEGKSELEWVKTIYEDAVKKATELGYESMPSFEEFWQKGYFRFDKIDEKKRYFTNYKKFRDDPVANPLKTPSGKIEIYSETVASFGYDDCPPHAAWLEPFEWLGAKNKKYPIAISGAHSKFRLHSQLNNSVLRNFNEIAEREPVLINPKTAESRGIKMGDVVRVFNDRGEILCGAFVTEDVPQNVVIVSEGAWYDPEKPGEKSLCLHGNLNVLTKDVPSSKMSQSNTAHTSLVNVEKFKGVPKRVTAFDAPKIGVMHA; encoded by the coding sequence ATGAAAAGACGAGACTTTTTAAGATTAAGCGCATTAGGCGCGGCTAGCCTTCAAGCAAAAGAGCTTGGAAGCGCAGAGCAAGCGTTATTTGACAAACAAAGCGGACTAAGCGCAAATAAATTTGGCCCATTTTATGTAAAAACTATCGCAGGACGCGTGGTCGAGACGGTGCCATTTGAGGGCGATGCTTATCCAAACGAGCTAAATAACGCAGTCATTGACTACATCCAAAACGAGAGCAGAGTAAAATATCCATTTGTTAGAAAGAGCTTTTTAGCCAATCCAAACAACCCAAAACCAGAGCTTCGCGGCAAAGAGGAATTTGTGCGTGTGAGCTGGGACGAGGCTATAAAGCTAAGTGCAAAAATTTTAAAAGAAAATTTTGATAAATACGGCGCTGAAGCGATCTACGGACAGGTTTATCAGTGGGGTAGCCTTGGCAAAGTTGGCCACAGCCAAAAGACCGCAAAAAGGCTACTTAACGTGCTTGGTGGCTATGTAAATGAGCTAGGTGGCTACTCATACGGCGCAGCGACTGTCATCATGCCTCACGTCACTGGCTTCGTCGATCCTGCGCTAGCGCCAACAAAGTGGGAGGCGATCTTAAAAAATGCCAAAACGATCGTATTTTGGGGTACAAATCCAGTTGTTTCAAATAAAATCGCCATTGGCGTGCCACTTCACAACTCATATAAATACTATGACGAGATCAGAAAAAAAGGCGAAAGCGGCGAGATGAAAATTTATAGCGTTGACGTTTATCACAACGATAGCGCAAAATACTTTAACTCAAAATACCTTGAAGTCGTGCCTTGCACCGATACGGCGATGATGATAGGTATGTGTAACTACCTTTATGAAAAAGGGCTTTACAGCAAAGAATTTATAGAAAAATACACCGTTGGCTTTGATAAATTTAAAGAGTACATGCTTGGCACAAAAGACGGAGTTAATAAAAACCTAGCTTGGGCAAGCAAAATTTGTGGTGTGAGCGAGCAAGATCTTGCGAAATTTAGCGAGGATCTAGCTAAAAACGACTCAGTCATAGTTAGTGGCTACGCCATACAAAGGCAAGATCACGGCGAGATGGCCTACTGGGCGCTAGTAACGCTAAATGCGATGCTTGGACACATCGGCAAAGAGGGTTGTGGCTTTGTCACAAATGACGGCATGCACAAAAACGCTGACGAGACCTTTGTAGCGCCTAAACTAGCAGCTTTTGAGACGAAGGTACCTCAAAAATTTATTGATAGCGGGCTGGTACCAAAGACAAAGGGCTACGAAATGCCAAACTCAAGGCTAATAGACGCACTTCTTAAGCCAGGCAAAGAGATAACAAGAAATGGCAAGAGCTACAAGCTACCAAAGATCAGAGTGATGTTTAACGCCAACGGCTCGACTTTCACAAGGCATCCTGACGCAAATAGAGCGATAAAAGCTATGCGAAACGTTAATGCCATCATCACTTGCGAGCCGTTTTGGACAAGTACAGCTAAATTTAGCGACATCGTCTTGCCAGCTGCGCTTGAATATGAGAGAACGGATATCGAAATGGCAAATTCAACGAGCGAGTATCTATTTGCGATGAAGCCACTAGTTAAGCCATTTGGCGAGAGTAAAAGTGACTTCGAGATCGCAAGACTGATCGCCAAAGAGTGGGGCAGAGAAGAGGCATTTAGCGAGGGTAAAAGCGAGCTAGAGTGGGTCAAGACAATATATGAAGATGCCGTTAAAAAGGCTACCGAGCTTGGGTATGAGAGCATGCCTAGCTTTGAGGAATTTTGGCAGAAGGGATATTTTAGATTTGACAAGATCGATGAGAAAAAACGCTACTTTACAAACTACAAGAAATTCCGCGACGATCCAGTGGCAAATCCGCTAAAAACGCCATCTGGCAAGATAGAAATTTACTCTGAAACGGTCGCTAGCTTTGGCTATGATGACTGCCCACCGCATGCAGCTTGGCTTGAGCCATTTGAGTGGCTGGGTGCAAAAAATAAAAAATACCCTATCGCAATTAGCGGCGCGCACTCTAAATTTAGGCTTCACTCACAGCTAAATAACTCCGTGCTTCGCAACTTTAACGAGATCGCAGAGCGCGAGCCAGTGCTTATAAATCCAAAAACAGCCGAGTCTAGAGGGATAAAGATGGGCGACGTGGTGCGAGTGTTTAATGATAGAGGCGAAATTTTGTGCGGTGCCTTTGTGACTGAGGACGTGCCACAAAATGTCGTAATAGTAAGCGAGGGCGCTTGGTACGACCCTGAAAAACCGGGCGAAAAGAGCCTTTGCTTGCACGGAAACTTAAACGTGCTAACAAAAGATGTACCATCAAGCAAGATGAGCCAGAGCAACACCGCTCACACAAGCCTTGTGAATGTCGAGAAATTTAAAGGCGTGCCAAAGCGCGTGACAGCATTTGACGCACCAAAGATCGGCGTAATGCACGCATAA
- a CDS encoding transporter substrate-binding domain-containing protein, giving the protein MKKIFALLLTAFVALCANELKFGTAANYPPFEYIDENNKITGFDIELIDEISKRVGFSYKIINMSFDGLIPALKAGKINGIISAMSATSDRLKSIDFTKPYYLTENLYLKKKGNDALKAKEELAGKRVGVQQGTVQELAANAINGVKVVPSEDTVPLIMGLKVGKFDAVILDSSIGYGFIKKNPELEAFFKEVDGSEGFSIAFDKGKESALIEKINQILDDMKKDGSYEALLKKYDLK; this is encoded by the coding sequence ATGAAAAAGATCTTTGCTCTTTTACTCACAGCTTTTGTTGCTCTTTGTGCAAACGAGCTAAAATTTGGCACAGCGGCGAACTATCCGCCATTTGAATATATCGATGAAAATAACAAAATAACAGGCTTTGACATCGAGCTAATCGATGAAATTTCAAAGCGTGTAGGCTTTTCATATAAGATCATAAATATGAGTTTTGACGGCCTTATCCCAGCGCTTAAAGCCGGCAAAATAAATGGCATTATAAGTGCGATGAGTGCGACTTCAGATAGACTAAAGTCGATTGATTTTACAAAGCCATACTATCTAACTGAAAATCTTTACCTAAAGAAAAAAGGTAATGACGCACTAAAAGCTAAAGAAGAGCTAGCTGGCAAAAGAGTTGGCGTGCAACAAGGCACCGTCCAAGAGCTAGCAGCAAATGCTATAAATGGCGTAAAAGTAGTGCCTTCAGAAGATACTGTGCCACTCATCATGGGATTAAAAGTTGGTAAATTTGACGCAGTCATCCTTGATAGCTCTATCGGATATGGCTTTATCAAGAAAAATCCAGAACTTGAGGCATTTTTCAAAGAAGTTGATGGTAGTGAGGGCTTTTCAATAGCTTTTGATAAAGGAAAAGAGAGCGCGTTAATAGAGAAAATAAATCAAATTTTAGATGATATGAAAAAAGACGGAAGCTACGAAGCTTTACTTAAAAAATACGATCTAAAATAA
- a CDS encoding putative quinol monooxygenase has protein sequence MIGFYVNVKLKAGSEAKFEEILKEIVPASRKDKGCISYECGIVAGGKNEYCFMEIWEDLASQKEHMKSAHMVKNAAALEACKEGQEVKIVNFVSVKE, from the coding sequence ATGATTGGATTTTATGTAAATGTAAAGTTAAAAGCTGGGAGTGAAGCGAAATTTGAAGAAATTTTAAAAGAGATCGTGCCAGCTTCAAGAAAAGATAAAGGCTGCATAAGCTACGAGTGCGGCATAGTTGCGGGCGGTAAAAACGAATACTGTTTTATGGAAATTTGGGAAGATCTTGCAAGCCAAAAAGAGCATATGAAAAGCGCTCATATGGTGAAAAACGCAGCTGCGCTGGAGGCTTGCAAAGAGGGCCAAGAGGTAAAAATAGTAAATTTTGTGAGCGTAAAGGAATAA
- a CDS encoding methyl-accepting chemotaxis protein, giving the protein MRELELKLLDNMQKDARRIKGDANTELIISSIVIAICILLMLLVSTLIGKNLISGIDQTKNGLVRFFDFLNYKSNKAEFLDRSGSDEIGQMSALINENIKQIEANLSEQNNFIKEANTFVNQIGKGNYVAQLNADTSNPALSQLKQTFKDLQIALKNAIAANGDDVLNLLESFKKQDFTKRLEDDGKMAVGINALGEEIAKMLRANLDQAHVLEEKAESLSQSMKELTQGANVQASSLQESAAAVEQMSSSMNAISQKTSDVIRQSDEIKNIITIIRDIADQTNLLALNAAIEAARAGEHGRGFAVVADEVRKLAERTQKSLTEIEANTNVLAQSINEMSESIKEQSEGINMINQSVAQIDTLTKENVVIVNKANEVTSDVDDMAKAIVNEVRKSKF; this is encoded by the coding sequence ATGAGAGAGCTTGAACTTAAACTACTTGATAATATGCAAAAAGATGCAAGACGTATTAAGGGTGATGCAAATACCGAACTTATTATAAGTTCTATTGTGATTGCGATTTGTATTTTGCTTATGTTGCTAGTATCTACATTAATAGGTAAAAACCTGATCTCTGGTATAGATCAGACTAAAAATGGCTTAGTTAGATTTTTTGACTTCTTAAATTATAAATCTAATAAGGCTGAATTTTTAGATCGTAGCGGTAGCGACGAGATCGGACAGATGAGTGCGCTGATAAATGAGAATATCAAACAAATCGAGGCAAATTTATCTGAACAAAATAATTTCATCAAAGAGGCTAATACATTTGTAAATCAAATCGGTAAAGGCAACTACGTAGCTCAGCTTAACGCAGATACTTCAAATCCTGCACTTAGCCAGCTAAAACAAACTTTCAAAGACTTACAAATCGCACTTAAAAATGCTATCGCAGCAAATGGCGATGATGTGTTAAATCTACTAGAAAGCTTTAAAAAACAAGACTTTACTAAAAGGCTTGAAGATGATGGCAAAATGGCGGTTGGTATAAATGCCCTTGGTGAAGAGATAGCCAAGATGTTAAGAGCAAATTTAGATCAAGCCCATGTGCTAGAAGAAAAGGCTGAGTCTTTAAGTCAGTCAATGAAAGAACTAACTCAAGGCGCAAATGTACAAGCAAGCTCACTTCAAGAGTCTGCTGCCGCAGTAGAGCAAATGTCAAGCTCAATGAATGCAATATCTCAAAAAACATCTGATGTTATTAGACAAAGTGATGAGATTAAAAACATCATAACTATTATTAGAGATATAGCTGATCAAACAAATTTACTAGCTCTTAATGCCGCAATAGAAGCAGCACGTGCAGGAGAGCACGGCAGAGGCTTTGCGGTTGTTGCAGATGAGGTTAGAAAACTAGCTGAAAGAACTCAAAAATCTCTAACAGAGATCGAAGCAAATACAAATGTACTAGCTCAATCAATCAATGAAATGAGTGAATCTATAAAAGAGCAAAGTGAAGGAATCAATATGATAAATCAATCAGTTGCTCAAATAGACACACTTACAAAAGAAAATGTAGTAATTGTCAATAAAGCAAATGAAGTAACATCTGATGTTGACGACATGGCTAAGGCAATAGTAAACGAAGTTAGAAAAAGTAAATTTTAA
- a CDS encoding M16 family metallopeptidase, which translates to MRKILLLFCLVMGLFALQNDKDMLNGELKNGLKYYIKENKFPQKTAIFYLVIKSGSTDEKDGEQGLAHFLEHMAFNGSRDFSKNELIKQLESLGVKFGADLNAQTSYDQTSYVLTINVNEKNLQDTFKVFSNWIDGIKIDPKELNKERGVIMEEERQRNTPGYRLYLAQTKDIFEGSIYLKRVPIGDMNVIKSVDAKHMQEFYERLYQPRFMSFVAVGDFDKNEIKSLIEKNFSQAKNTNSYIHPEKNISFKSGLNIFNYDSNETGMELVRLSYFDKFSPVLNEADAKRNLEDALIASLINMLYEQKNTNNSSNLSTDFIAQTLQAKQKIYSFEANVFGGDFNASLKDMLGVIKGIKEFGFNKDDFEDVKKAFVANVDAKFKRSKTKKSSAYAGQILNMIENGGFVLSDEDDKELSLKLLNEITLADVNARFRQILAISDERVRIFSKDGFKLSKDEFLKLFAKAPAYNTNLSASNNDKSLGNENLEPKEISSRSFDEKNGIYTYKISNGSQVIFKPLATKKDSVLFAAVSKGGTSNLTDPKLGSFAVALTNESGVGKFNNYELSKALNGKIVSYEKGIEALTQGIYGSSSTSDLSSLLAVINLEFNAPRADTHVLERIKQRAKDELSKEQNLPEYKFSTEFSKFFYENNKRVAPLEMADIDALKLNELKEIIKDKFTNVASYTFVIIGDIDEERLLPLVKKYIATLPKLDEAEEFKDDGVRSIKGQHTFKREYQTSKRSDVSVDIVNFDAKYSFEGAIRLRALSEILKTALREQIREDKGQTYGFSLNAKLSRYPFEHSDMLISFTCDPANTDKIIAEIKKIIASIKSSGAILPKHLEDFKAQSEISIKKDYEKPEFWQKLIISNKIFNTPLYTADEYISAVKAITNEDIKEAAKLYLDEKNIVISINNPK; encoded by the coding sequence ATGAGAAAAATTTTGTTGCTTTTTTGCCTAGTAATGGGTCTTTTTGCGCTTCAAAACGATAAAGATATGTTAAATGGAGAGCTAAAAAACGGGCTAAAATACTATATCAAAGAGAATAAATTTCCACAAAAAACAGCTATTTTTTATCTTGTTATAAAATCTGGTTCAACTGATGAAAAAGATGGCGAGCAAGGTCTTGCTCACTTTTTGGAGCATATGGCATTTAATGGCAGCCGTGATTTTAGCAAAAATGAGCTAATTAAGCAGCTTGAAAGCCTTGGTGTGAAATTTGGAGCTGATCTAAACGCGCAGACGAGCTACGATCAAACGAGCTATGTCTTAACGATTAATGTAAATGAGAAAAATTTACAAGATACGTTTAAGGTCTTTTCGAATTGGATAGATGGCATTAAAATAGATCCTAAGGAGCTTAATAAAGAGCGTGGCGTCATAATGGAAGAAGAGCGTCAGAGAAATACGCCAGGATATAGGCTTTATTTGGCTCAAACAAAGGATATTTTTGAGGGTAGCATCTATCTAAAAAGAGTGCCAATAGGCGATATGAACGTCATCAAAAGCGTAGATGCTAAGCACATGCAAGAATTTTACGAGAGGCTTTATCAGCCAAGATTTATGAGCTTTGTCGCTGTTGGCGACTTTGATAAAAATGAGATAAAAAGCTTAATCGAAAAAAACTTTAGCCAAGCAAAAAATACAAATTCTTACATTCATCCAGAAAAAAATATCAGCTTTAAAAGTGGTTTAAATATTTTTAACTATGACTCGAATGAAACTGGAATGGAGCTAGTTAGACTTAGCTATTTTGATAAATTTAGCCCAGTTTTAAATGAGGCTGACGCAAAGAGAAATCTAGAAGACGCACTTATCGCAAGCCTAATAAATATGCTTTATGAGCAAAAAAATACAAATAATTCATCAAATTTAAGCACTGATTTTATAGCTCAAACACTTCAAGCAAAGCAGAAAATTTATAGTTTTGAAGCAAATGTATTTGGAGGCGATTTTAACGCAAGCCTTAAAGATATGCTTGGCGTTATAAAAGGCATTAAAGAGTTTGGCTTTAATAAAGATGATTTTGAAGATGTGAAAAAGGCGTTTGTGGCAAATGTAGATGCAAAATTTAAACGCTCAAAGACTAAAAAATCAAGCGCTTACGCTGGACAAATTTTAAACATGATAGAAAATGGTGGCTTTGTGTTAAGCGACGAAGACGACAAAGAGCTTAGTTTAAAGCTATTAAACGAGATTACATTAGCTGACGTGAATGCTAGATTTAGGCAAATTTTGGCCATTTCTGATGAGCGTGTAAGAATTTTTAGCAAAGATGGCTTTAAGCTTAGCAAAGATGAGTTTTTAAAGCTTTTTGCCAAAGCGCCTGCTTATAACACAAACCTATCTGCTAGCAACAACGATAAGAGCCTAGGCAATGAAAATTTAGAGCCAAAAGAGATAAGCTCAAGAAGCTTTGATGAAAAAAATGGAATTTATACCTACAAAATCTCAAATGGCTCGCAAGTTATCTTTAAGCCACTAGCTACTAAAAAAGATAGCGTTTTGTTTGCAGCCGTCAGCAAAGGAGGCACATCAAATTTGACTGATCCAAAGCTTGGTAGCTTCGCAGTAGCGCTCACAAATGAAAGTGGCGTTGGTAAATTTAATAACTATGAGCTATCAAAGGCACTAAATGGAAAGATCGTAAGCTATGAAAAGGGTATAGAAGCACTCACGCAAGGCATTTATGGCTCATCAAGCACAAGCGATCTTAGCTCGCTGCTAGCTGTCATCAATTTAGAGTTTAATGCTCCAAGAGCCGATACTCATGTGCTAGAGCGTATCAAGCAAAGAGCAAAAGATGAGCTAAGCAAAGAGCAAAATTTGCCTGAATATAAATTTAGCACCGAATTTAGCAAGTTTTTTTATGAAAACAATAAACGTGTTGCGCCGCTTGAGATGGCTGATATCGATGCGTTAAAGCTAAATGAGCTAAAAGAGATCATCAAAGATAAATTTACAAATGTAGCCTCATATACTTTTGTAATCATCGGCGACATCGACGAAGAGAGGCTTTTGCCGCTTGTTAAAAAGTATATCGCCACTTTACCAAAGCTTGACGAGGCTGAAGAATTTAAAGACGATGGCGTGCGAAGTATCAAGGGGCAGCACACCTTTAAAAGGGAGTATCAGACCTCAAAAAGAAGTGACGTGAGCGTAGATATTGTAAATTTCGATGCGAAATATAGCTTTGAAGGAGCGATTAGGCTAAGGGCATTAAGTGAAATTTTAAAAACCGCACTTCGTGAGCAGATCAGAGAAGATAAGGGTCAAACATATGGTTTTAGCCTAAATGCCAAGCTCTCACGCTATCCTTTTGAGCATTCAGATATGCTAATTAGCTTTACTTGCGATCCCGCAAACACGGACAAGATTATCGCTGAGATAAAGAAGATAATAGCTAGCATCAAGAGTAGTGGCGCGATCTTGCCAAAGCATTTGGAGGATTTTAAAGCGCAGAGTGAAATTTCTATAAAAAAAGATTATGAAAAGCCTGAGTTTTGGCAAAAGCTCATCATCTCAAATAAAATTTTTAACACACCACTTTATACGGCTGATGAGTACATAAGTGCGGTAAAAGCCATCACAAATGAGGACATCAAAGAGGCAGCTAAGCTATATCTTGATGAGAAAAATATAGTGATAAGCATAAATAATCCAAAGTAA
- a CDS encoding basic amino acid ABC transporter substrate-binding protein — protein sequence MSKILKFLMASLVLFLLGCGDDANKKNAVNNAEEASKNVVYKVGSSADYPPFEYLDENNKIVGFEIDLLNEITKKTGIKFDVANMSFDGLISALKTGKIDIAISGMSATDERRKSVDFTKPYYFSENLFIRKKGSDVNKDNLKDKKISAQVGTLQEEAAKSITTKSIPAENVAAAIMSLNAGKIDVVLTDSPIGVEYLKQNPDLEEFLRVPDGTEGFAMAFDKGKHTELIKKIDAAIDELQKSGEFDKMLDKYGLKK from the coding sequence ATGAGTAAAATTTTAAAATTTTTGATGGCAAGCTTGGTTTTGTTTTTACTAGGTTGTGGCGATGATGCTAATAAAAAAAATGCAGTAAATAATGCCGAAGAAGCTAGTAAAAATGTAGTTTATAAAGTTGGCTCGAGCGCTGATTATCCACCTTTTGAATATCTTGATGAAAATAATAAAATTGTTGGCTTTGAGATAGATTTATTAAATGAGATTACCAAAAAAACTGGAATAAAATTTGATGTTGCAAATATGAGCTTTGATGGACTGATATCAGCATTAAAAACCGGTAAAATCGATATTGCTATAAGCGGAATGAGTGCAACTGATGAGAGAAGAAAATCGGTTGATTTCACCAAGCCATATTATTTTTCAGAAAATTTATTTATCCGCAAAAAAGGCTCAGATGTAAATAAAGACAATCTTAAGGATAAGAAAATTTCAGCTCAAGTTGGCACACTTCAAGAAGAAGCAGCCAAAAGCATAACTACTAAGTCGATACCTGCTGAAAATGTAGCAGCTGCCATCATGTCACTAAACGCTGGTAAAATCGACGTTGTGCTAACTGATAGTCCGATAGGAGTTGAATATTTAAAACAAAATCCAGATTTGGAAGAATTTTTAAGAGTTCCTGATGGTACGGAAGGATTTGCGATGGCGTTTGATAAAGGCAAACACACTGAGCTTATCAAAAAGATAGACGCAGCGATCGATGAGCTACAAAAATCTGGCGAATTTGACAAAATGCTAGATAAATATGGATTAAAGAAATAA
- a CDS encoding dynamin family protein, with translation MFNEFINAYKARYFKVFTNDFKGELARLVNDLNDPSLHISEQIKESLNLLIDTLNEPPLIAVIGQFSSGKSTFLNALLGQDILPSGLTPVTAKAVRLKFAKMPLLSVKFINGSESLLASSDLAELNKLGEQVSSMTLYAPSEILKEINFIDTPGLNSLRDADTKETKNTLKKVSGAIWLSLANNAAKASELESIKEILKANDLKAICLINQKDKLSEEELESLLKHARQTYGELFEDIIAISSKQALLGITNNDKSPLEASNFNEALKAIKEYFLDKSFKENFIKARAKKIVKLLTNEQEKHLEIYDNARFILDEFSGSLDERLEAIKEEFKPKIALRYSQMSEVIKLAADEVFKLLKSFSKTKFNASKTLLNKEIYKRENFEVISLDSDEVFSKLIYEDVVFNKFFKRYKKDVKELENAITSAFNELYKNLEDKFLIYKSRYENYASFDDQVLAYETKSINTYAGRTYENFLREYETAKFKATQKVSLFFEKLDIKLASNYENALKLAVYFIKQKIEKTLESHLQMNTPLYIPSAKDVYERMLDAFSLYEFEALMCSNSSFLNKILLDIKSDFNEIYTLKIAMLDGLKERVKEQISKIEELCENSLLLR, from the coding sequence ATGTTTAATGAGTTTATAAATGCCTACAAAGCGAGATATTTTAAGGTCTTTACAAATGATTTTAAGGGCGAGCTAGCTAGGCTTGTAAATGATCTAAACGATCCTAGCTTGCATATAAGCGAGCAGATAAAAGAGAGCTTAAATTTACTAATAGACACTCTAAATGAACCGCCGCTAATAGCTGTTATCGGTCAATTTTCAAGTGGGAAATCAACGTTTTTAAACGCACTTCTTGGTCAAGATATCTTGCCATCAGGACTAACTCCAGTCACCGCAAAGGCTGTGAGGCTAAAATTTGCAAAGATGCCACTTCTAAGCGTGAAATTTATAAACGGCAGCGAAAGCCTACTAGCAAGTAGCGATCTGGCCGAGCTAAATAAGCTAGGCGAGCAAGTTTCTAGCATGACGCTTTATGCGCCAAGTGAAATTTTAAAAGAGATAAATTTCATCGACACTCCTGGCCTAAACTCGCTAAGAGATGCTGACACAAAAGAGACAAAAAATACGCTAAAAAAGGTTAGTGGTGCGATATGGCTAAGCCTTGCAAACAATGCTGCAAAGGCTAGCGAGCTTGAAAGTATCAAAGAAATTTTAAAAGCAAATGATCTAAAAGCGATCTGCCTAATCAACCAAAAAGACAAGCTAAGTGAGGAGGAGCTTGAAAGTTTGCTAAAGCACGCTAGGCAAACTTATGGCGAGCTTTTTGAGGACATCATCGCTATCTCATCAAAGCAAGCACTCCTTGGCATTACAAATAATGACAAAAGCCCACTTGAAGCTTCAAATTTTAACGAAGCTCTAAAGGCTATTAAAGAATACTTTTTAGACAAGAGCTTTAAAGAAAATTTCATAAAAGCAAGGGCAAAAAAGATCGTAAAACTCCTAACTAACGAGCAAGAAAAACATCTAGAAATTTATGATAATGCGCGGTTTATTTTAGATGAATTTAGTGGCTCGCTAGATGAGAGGCTAGAGGCGATAAAAGAGGAGTTTAAACCAAAGATCGCTTTAAGATATAGTCAAATGAGTGAAGTCATAAAACTTGCCGCCGATGAGGTATTTAAGCTACTTAAGTCTTTTTCAAAGACAAAATTTAATGCTTCAAAGACGCTTTTAAACAAAGAAATTTATAAGCGTGAAAATTTTGAGGTAATAAGCCTTGATAGCGACGAAGTCTTTTCAAAACTTATCTACGAAGATGTAGTTTTTAATAAATTTTTTAAACGCTACAAAAAAGATGTAAAAGAGCTAGAAAATGCGATAACTTCAGCGTTTAATGAGCTTTATAAAAATTTAGAGGATAAATTTTTAATATATAAATCTCGCTATGAAAATTACGCTAGCTTTGATGATCAAGTCTTGGCTTACGAAACAAAATCCATAAATACCTATGCCGGACGGACATATGAAAATTTTTTAAGAGAGTATGAAACGGCTAAATTTAAGGCCACACAAAAGGTCTCTTTGTTTTTTGAAAAGCTTGATATAAAGCTAGCCTCAAACTATGAAAACGCGCTCAAACTCGCGGTTTATTTTATAAAACAAAAGATAGAAAAGACGCTAGAATCGCATCTGCAGATGAATACTCCACTTTATATTCCAAGCGCAAAAGATGTCTATGAGCGCATGCTTGATGCGTTTAGTCTTTATGAGTTTGAAGCTTTAATGTGCTCAAACAGCTCGTTTTTAAATAAAATTTTGCTTGATATAAAGAGCGATTTTAATGAAATTTATACTTTAAAAATAGCAATGCTTGATGGCTTAAAAGAAAGAGTCAAAGAGCAAATCTCAAAGATCGAAGAGCTTTGTGAAAATTCATTGTTATTAAGATAA
- a CDS encoding amino acid ABC transporter ATP-binding protein, translated as MIEIKNLNKSYGDLRVLNDISVDIKKGEVIAIIGPSGGGKSTFLRCINRLEEPDSGHIKINGEDILDKKSDINKIRQKVSMVFQHFNLFANKNVLQNLTLAPIKAGILDKESAEKRADELLKSVGLSDKKFAYPHKLSGGQKQRIAIARSLAMEPEVILFDEPTSALDPEMIGEVLDIMKDVAAKGITMLVVTHEMGFARNVANRIFFMDKGKIAVDDTPKNVFTNPQHERLKEFLGKILNH; from the coding sequence ATGATTGAGATTAAAAATTTAAATAAAAGTTATGGCGATTTGCGAGTTTTAAATGATATTAGCGTAGATATAAAAAAGGGTGAAGTTATAGCGATAATTGGTCCAAGTGGTGGCGGTAAAAGTACGTTTTTACGTTGTATAAACCGCCTTGAGGAGCCAGATAGCGGGCACATAAAGATAAATGGCGAAGATATTTTAGATAAAAAATCAGATATAAATAAAATTCGCCAAAAAGTGAGCATGGTTTTTCAGCACTTTAATCTTTTTGCAAATAAAAACGTCTTGCAAAATTTAACCCTAGCTCCAATAAAGGCTGGGATTTTGGATAAAGAAAGTGCAGAAAAAAGAGCTGATGAGTTGCTAAAAAGTGTTGGACTAAGCGATAAGAAATTCGCCTATCCACACAAGCTTTCAGGCGGACAGAAACAACGTATTGCGATCGCTAGAAGCCTAGCGATGGAGCCAGAAGTGATACTTTTTGACGAGCCGACAAGTGCGCTTGATCCTGAGATGATCGGAGAGGTGCTTGATATTATGAAAGATGTTGCTGCAAAGGGCATAACGATGCTTGTGGTGACCCATGAGATGGGCTTTGCAAGAAATGTGGCAAATAGAATTTTCTTTATGGATAAAGGCAAAATCGCAGTTGATGACACACCAAAAAATGTCTTTACAAATCCGCAACATGAGCGTTTAAAAGAGTTTTTAGGCAAAATTTTAAATCATTAA